In Ilumatobacter fluminis, the following proteins share a genomic window:
- a CDS encoding UDP-N-acetylmuramoyl-tripeptide--D-alanyl-D-alanine ligase — protein sequence MRIMASQVASAVGGTLHGPDVAVDGASFDSRSVATGQLFVPIVAERDGHEFIDGALAGGAAAYLTEREPGGGTAIRVDDTAAALMALATWSRRQLDIPVIGVTGSVGKTSTKDFIAAALGATRRVTANLRSFNNEQGLPVTILGAPDGVEALVVEMGMRGFGEIVRLCDVAHPTIGVVTRVAASHTERVGGIDGVARAKRELIEQLPADGVAVLNADDHRVAAMAAAAAGDVVTFGVDAGDVRIIELELDALARPRFTIETPWGSGRVELAASGVHMASNAAAAIAVAGVVEGTIDAAVVALAAATVSGMRMELHTLTSGAVVINDAYNANPDSMRAALDAVAAMDATRRMAILGPMGELDDPAAGHARVADDARARGIEVIATGTDLYGVQPTDDPVAALGELGSGDVVLVKASRAGALERFVDELLG from the coding sequence ATGCGGATCATGGCATCCCAGGTCGCTTCTGCCGTCGGCGGCACCCTGCACGGGCCGGACGTCGCCGTCGACGGCGCGTCGTTCGACTCCCGCTCGGTCGCCACCGGCCAGTTGTTCGTGCCGATCGTCGCCGAGCGCGACGGTCACGAGTTCATCGACGGCGCCCTCGCAGGCGGTGCCGCGGCGTATCTGACCGAACGCGAACCCGGTGGCGGCACGGCGATTCGTGTCGACGACACGGCAGCAGCGCTGATGGCGCTGGCGACATGGTCGCGCCGACAGCTCGACATCCCGGTCATCGGCGTGACCGGCAGTGTCGGCAAGACGTCGACGAAAGACTTCATCGCTGCCGCGCTGGGCGCCACCCGGCGGGTGACGGCGAACCTGCGGAGCTTCAACAACGAGCAGGGCCTCCCGGTCACGATTCTCGGCGCACCCGACGGCGTCGAGGCGCTGGTGGTCGAGATGGGCATGCGCGGCTTCGGTGAGATCGTCCGGCTGTGCGATGTCGCACACCCCACGATCGGTGTCGTGACCCGGGTCGCCGCCTCGCATACCGAGCGGGTCGGGGGGATCGACGGTGTCGCTCGGGCCAAGCGAGAGCTGATCGAGCAGTTGCCGGCCGACGGTGTCGCGGTGCTCAATGCCGACGATCATCGGGTCGCAGCGATGGCCGCTGCCGCCGCAGGCGACGTGGTGACGTTCGGCGTCGACGCCGGTGACGTGCGCATCATCGAACTCGAACTCGACGCGCTCGCTCGGCCGAGGTTCACGATCGAGACGCCGTGGGGGAGCGGTCGCGTCGAACTCGCCGCCAGCGGTGTCCACATGGCGAGCAACGCCGCCGCAGCGATCGCCGTCGCAGGTGTGGTGGAGGGGACGATTGACGCCGCAGTCGTTGCGCTCGCGGCCGCGACCGTGTCGGGCATGCGCATGGAGCTGCACACCCTGACCTCTGGCGCCGTCGTGATCAACGACGCCTACAACGCGAACCCCGACTCGATGCGGGCCGCGCTCGACGCGGTGGCGGCGATGGATGCGACCCGGCGGATGGCGATCCTCGGCCCAATGGGCGAACTCGACGATCCGGCCGCCGGTCATGCCCGGGTCGCCGACGACGCACGAGCTCGGGGCATCGAGGTGATCGCCACCGGCACCGACCTGTACGGCGTCCAGCCGACCGACGACCCGGTTGCGGCGCTCGGCGAACTCGGCAGCGGCGACGTGGTCCTGGTGAAAGCCAGTCGAGCCGGCGCCCTCGAGCGCTTCGTCGACGAACTCCTCGGCTGA
- a CDS encoding D-alanine--D-alanine ligase family protein — protein sequence MSNERINLVVLFGGQSAEHDVSCTTAAHVLAAADPDKYRITPVGISTDGQWAVATEAADALRSGPAALPSRLDPRGDTLSPTTMLGEAAERPERTVVLPLLHGPMGEDGTVQGMLELANVAYVGAGVLGSAVAMDKAMAKQVLTAAGIAQARYRAFAEHQITPALPAELAADLGLPCFVKPANMGSSVGVTKAKTVEELRDAIDYALTYDEWIVVEEGIVGREIEIAVIGNDDPFVSVPGEILPGDEFYSYDDKYVNDASSGVIPAPLTPDQTADVQRQALAVFRALRCEGLARCDFFLEESGPARGFLCNEVNTMPGFTPISMFPKMLIASGMPYPEIIDRLVELALERHGRRRRNTKH from the coding sequence GTGAGCAACGAGCGCATCAACCTCGTGGTGTTGTTCGGCGGCCAGTCGGCCGAGCACGACGTGAGCTGCACCACCGCGGCGCACGTGCTCGCGGCGGCCGACCCCGACAAGTACCGCATCACCCCCGTCGGCATCTCCACCGACGGCCAATGGGCGGTCGCCACGGAGGCAGCGGACGCATTGCGTTCCGGCCCCGCTGCGCTCCCGAGTCGACTCGACCCACGCGGCGACACCCTGTCGCCCACGACGATGCTCGGCGAGGCGGCCGAACGCCCGGAGCGCACCGTCGTGCTTCCCCTCCTCCATGGCCCGATGGGCGAGGACGGCACCGTGCAGGGCATGCTCGAACTCGCGAACGTCGCCTACGTCGGTGCCGGCGTCCTCGGCTCGGCCGTGGCGATGGACAAGGCGATGGCCAAGCAGGTCCTCACCGCCGCAGGGATCGCGCAGGCCCGCTACCGCGCCTTCGCCGAGCATCAGATCACCCCGGCGTTGCCGGCCGAACTGGCGGCCGACCTCGGACTCCCCTGCTTCGTGAAACCGGCGAACATGGGCTCGTCCGTCGGTGTCACCAAGGCCAAGACGGTCGAGGAGCTGCGCGACGCGATCGACTACGCGCTCACGTACGACGAGTGGATCGTCGTCGAGGAAGGCATCGTCGGCCGTGAGATCGAGATCGCCGTGATCGGCAACGACGATCCGTTCGTGTCGGTGCCGGGTGAGATCCTCCCGGGCGACGAGTTCTACAGCTACGACGACAAGTACGTGAACGACGCATCGTCGGGTGTGATCCCGGCGCCGCTCACCCCGGACCAGACGGCCGACGTGCAACGCCAGGCGCTGGCCGTGTTCCGGGCACTGCGCTGCGAGGGACTCGCCCGGTGCGACTTCTTCCTCGAGGAGTCGGGTCCGGCGCGCGGCTTCCTCTGCAATGAGGTCAACACGATGCCCGGCTTCACGCCGATCTCGATGTTCCCCAAGATGCTGATCGCGAGCGGTATGCCGTATCCCGAGATCATCGACCGGCTCGTCGAACTCGCGCTCGAGCGCCACGGCCGTCGCCGCCGCAATACCAAGCACTGA
- a CDS encoding DUF305 domain-containing protein gives MKFDKKFRRVSAITVAVGALAVAAVASAGPPSGKGGGKKPKDPPATTTTVASPPVATYNGADIDFVAMMIPHHFQATVMGDLAPERAADESVAALADRIGVEQDVEIGMMQNWQTWNSLVVTDAESSYEMMLSMPMMVEQMGMASPDEMDELAASSGVAFDRLYLELMIGHHEGALAMLTEVLIDGSDTTLEFWATDMLSAQGVQIDQMEAMLAELG, from the coding sequence ATGAAGTTCGACAAGAAGTTCCGCCGCGTTTCGGCGATCACGGTCGCTGTGGGTGCACTTGCCGTTGCCGCCGTCGCCAGCGCAGGTCCGCCGTCCGGAAAGGGCGGCGGGAAGAAGCCCAAGGACCCACCGGCGACGACGACCACGGTTGCGTCGCCTCCTGTGGCCACGTACAACGGCGCCGACATCGACTTCGTCGCCATGATGATCCCGCACCACTTCCAGGCAACGGTGATGGGCGACCTCGCACCCGAGCGGGCAGCCGACGAGTCGGTTGCTGCGCTCGCCGATCGGATCGGAGTCGAGCAAGACGTCGAGATCGGCATGATGCAGAACTGGCAGACGTGGAACAGCTTGGTGGTCACCGACGCCGAGTCGTCCTACGAGATGATGCTCTCGATGCCGATGATGGTCGAGCAGATGGGCATGGCCTCGCCCGACGAGATGGACGAGCTCGCGGCGTCGTCCGGCGTCGCCTTCGATCGGCTCTACCTCGAGTTGATGATCGGACATCACGAGGGCGCGCTGGCCATGCTCACAGAGGTGCTGATCGACGGCAGCGACACCACGCTCGAGTTCTGGGCGACCGACATGCTGTCGGCGCAGGGAGTCCAGATCGATCAGATGGAGGCGATGCTCGCCGAACTCGGGTGA
- a CDS encoding LVIVD repeat-containing protein, which translates to MIGSTHRRSRRAAAIATLTGALVLSQVGYGAPTSAQADVPLAPGETASTQNLDLVLNIPRQGVNDGTFHSDLAFHGDLAIQGSYGGLNFYDIRHPQKTELVAQIACPGGQGDPSVSPDGSLVFMSVDSPQTDPSCESSGTSAANPDGWEGMRIFDISDLSNPAYVGNVRTDCGSHTHTLVPGDTDDIVYLYISSYGPRSSFPNCQPPHDAISIVEVPIADPASASVVNKAVLFPDGGAVRTAGCHDITVYPELDLAAGACMGQGVLMDISDPVNPYVITSVEDANFAFWHSATFSNDASKVVFTDELGGGGGATCNEAVGPERGANAIFTINGEGDDRTLEFQSYFKIPRHQANTENCVAHNGSIIPADGRDLMVQSWYQGGVLVMDFTDPANPYEIAWFDRGAIDPPALGGSWSAYWYNGYIYSSDITLGLDVLKLTGTQGVSSANRVKQDYFNAQTQYALKD; encoded by the coding sequence ATGATCGGTTCCACCCACCGTCGATCGCGGCGCGCCGCCGCGATCGCAACACTCACCGGAGCACTGGTGCTCAGCCAGGTCGGCTACGGCGCGCCGACCTCGGCGCAAGCCGACGTGCCGCTGGCGCCAGGCGAGACGGCGAGCACGCAGAATCTCGACCTGGTGCTCAACATTCCACGTCAGGGGGTGAACGACGGCACGTTCCATTCGGATCTCGCGTTCCACGGCGATCTGGCGATCCAGGGCAGCTACGGCGGTCTGAACTTCTACGACATCAGGCATCCCCAGAAGACGGAGTTGGTTGCGCAGATCGCCTGCCCGGGCGGCCAGGGCGACCCATCGGTCAGCCCGGATGGTTCGCTCGTGTTCATGTCGGTCGACTCGCCACAGACGGACCCGTCGTGCGAGAGCAGCGGAACGTCGGCGGCGAACCCCGACGGTTGGGAGGGCATGCGGATCTTCGACATCAGCGACCTCTCGAACCCGGCATACGTCGGCAACGTGCGGACCGACTGCGGATCACACACCCACACGCTCGTGCCGGGTGACACCGACGACATCGTCTATCTCTACATCTCCTCCTACGGACCGAGGTCGTCGTTCCCCAATTGTCAGCCTCCGCACGACGCGATCTCGATCGTCGAGGTGCCCATTGCCGATCCTGCGTCGGCATCGGTCGTCAACAAGGCGGTGCTGTTCCCCGACGGCGGTGCAGTCCGAACGGCGGGTTGTCACGACATCACCGTGTATCCCGAGCTCGACCTCGCCGCAGGGGCGTGCATGGGGCAGGGCGTGTTGATGGACATCTCCGATCCGGTGAACCCGTATGTCATCACGAGTGTCGAGGACGCGAACTTCGCCTTCTGGCACTCGGCGACGTTCAGCAATGACGCCTCCAAGGTCGTCTTCACCGACGAGCTCGGCGGCGGTGGTGGCGCGACGTGCAACGAGGCCGTCGGTCCCGAACGCGGGGCCAATGCGATCTTCACGATCAACGGAGAGGGTGACGACCGCACGCTCGAGTTCCAGAGCTACTTCAAGATCCCCCGCCACCAGGCGAACACCGAGAACTGTGTGGCCCACAACGGGTCGATCATCCCCGCCGACGGTCGCGATCTCATGGTCCAGTCGTGGTACCAGGGTGGCGTGCTGGTGATGGACTTCACCGATCCCGCCAATCCGTACGAGATCGCCTGGTTCGACCGCGGAGCGATCGACCCGCCGGCGCTCGGCGGGAGCTGGTCCGCCTACTGGTACAACGGGTACATCTACTCGAGCGACATCACGCTCGGTCTCGACGTGCTCAAGCTGACCGGTACACAGGGCGTCAGCAGCGCCAACCGGGTGAAGCAGGACTACTTCAACGCGCAAACGCAGTACGCGCTGAAGGACTGA
- a CDS encoding L-2-amino-thiazoline-4-carboxylic acid hydrolase, with product MTSEPPIDRLNEVGVLNRREIEARIVAPLLERLSERFGPEVYDTARDVIVDVAREQGAALADLVGDDSLPGFASALGAWSADGALETEMRELSDEVFAFDVVRCRYAEMYRALGLADLGATMSCNRDGSLIEGFNPDVVFTRTQTIMGGADHCDFRFELPATPVEIRS from the coding sequence ATGACGAGCGAGCCACCGATCGATCGGCTCAACGAGGTCGGCGTCCTCAATCGGCGGGAGATCGAGGCGCGGATCGTCGCGCCGCTGCTGGAGCGGCTCTCGGAGCGGTTCGGGCCCGAGGTGTACGACACGGCCCGCGACGTCATCGTCGACGTGGCGCGCGAGCAGGGTGCCGCGCTGGCCGATCTGGTCGGTGACGACTCGCTACCCGGATTCGCGTCGGCACTCGGCGCCTGGTCGGCCGACGGGGCACTCGAGACCGAGATGCGCGAGCTGTCCGACGAGGTGTTCGCGTTCGACGTGGTGCGTTGCCGCTACGCCGAGATGTACCGGGCGCTCGGACTCGCCGATCTAGGGGCGACGATGTCGTGCAATCGCGACGGGTCGCTGATCGAGGGCTTCAACCCCGACGTCGTGTTCACCCGCACCCAGACCATCATGGGCGGCGCCGACCACTGCGACTTCCGATTCGAGCTGCCAGCCACACCGGTCGAGATCCGGTCATGA
- a CDS encoding TetR/AcrR family transcriptional regulator, producing the protein MTTTPTRQRILDAAIDLFGSRGVDAVSLDEIARSVGIRKQTVLYWFPSKDELVDAVLEAVAAELHVSIEAAIRSADDDPLDRIDAVIEAVFRPAVRRPALLGLVREVSRLPDARADRLRQHVQPLVDRGVDYLRLEMDKGRLRQGDPGLVAGLAYATVTGIATEPEVLRAVGWKPSLPDLRRLRDELRSFLRAALSPTT; encoded by the coding sequence ATGACGACGACACCGACCCGACAGCGCATCCTCGACGCCGCGATCGACCTGTTCGGCAGCCGCGGCGTCGACGCCGTGTCGCTCGACGAGATCGCACGATCGGTCGGCATCCGCAAGCAGACGGTCCTGTACTGGTTCCCCTCGAAAGACGAGCTGGTCGACGCCGTGCTCGAGGCGGTCGCCGCCGAGCTGCACGTGTCGATCGAGGCGGCCATCCGGTCGGCCGACGACGACCCGCTCGACCGGATCGACGCCGTGATCGAGGCGGTCTTCCGTCCGGCCGTCCGCCGACCGGCGTTGCTCGGTCTCGTCCGCGAGGTGAGCCGCTTGCCCGATGCTCGCGCCGACCGGCTCCGTCAGCACGTGCAGCCGCTGGTCGATCGTGGGGTGGACTACCTGCGCCTCGAGATGGACAAGGGTCGCCTGCGCCAGGGCGATCCCGGGTTGGTTGCCGGCCTCGCCTACGCCACGGTCACCGGCATCGCGACCGAGCCGGAGGTGCTCAGGGCGGTCGGGTGGAAGCCGAGTCTGCCCGACCTCCGCCGTCTCCGTGACGAGCTGCGGTCGTTCCTGCGGGCGGCCCTGTCGCCTACGACCTGA
- a CDS encoding HAD-IB family hydrolase has product MIAESLAGKRIAITGSTGFVGTALVERLLRSVPDCELVLLVRDGKRTKAAKRVEKELLRNDAFDRLREQYNGPDSTESFTDMTARRITTITGDVSSDGLGLDDDDRRTFSTADVVIHSAATVSFDSPLDRAVEINLLGPVRIAQLCHDLGVTPHLVAVSTCYVAGNRRGKAPEVLVSDGPFDIGLSWKAEVDAARRLRSDNDALSRQPDQLARFRKEARTELGAAGAPALAAKTEQLRERWVRDQLVEAGRSRAASVGWPDAYAFTKALGEQALTDTVASHGGDVPVSIVRPSIIESAWAEPHPGWIRGFRMAEPVILSYAKGLLSQFPGVPEGTIDVIPVDIVVSAIIAVAAVGPEAAPPITQVASGGINPLTYRMLIDYVSTWFGEHPLYDPKGQPIVLPEWRFPGRGKVEGELRRANRVLGWSEKTLQALPLRGKQAELAATIETRRAEVEAATQYVELYGLYTECEAIYQVDNLLAVDRMLDDVDHEVFQLDPRIVDWEHYATNIHLPAIVQHARVKTTPGKSRSTDRMVRLRKQVLDPKRHVAAFDLENTLIASNVVESYSFLATRRLNTPERVRYVLRTLSEAPGLLRMDRRDRTDFLRHFYRRYEDAPIEQIELDVQAMMHELILTKSFPEGMRRVREHRAAGHRTVLITGALEFNVAPLKPLFDEIIAAEMTTTDDGRYTGEMKSVPPTGETRAQLLEDYCAAEGFRLDECVAYADSSSDLPLFEAVGFPVAVNPETRLATIARKRGWLVEHWSKADGAPKPLLPIGPMLNDRERRRRFVSSGGGR; this is encoded by the coding sequence GTGATCGCCGAATCGCTCGCTGGCAAGCGCATCGCCATCACCGGCTCGACCGGGTTCGTCGGAACGGCGCTCGTCGAGCGCCTGCTCCGCAGTGTTCCCGACTGTGAGCTGGTCCTGCTCGTTCGTGACGGCAAGCGCACCAAGGCCGCCAAGCGCGTCGAGAAGGAGCTGCTCCGCAACGACGCCTTCGACCGACTGCGCGAGCAGTACAACGGGCCCGACTCGACCGAGTCGTTCACCGACATGACCGCACGCCGGATCACCACGATCACCGGCGACGTGTCGAGCGACGGTCTCGGCCTGGACGACGACGACCGCCGCACGTTTTCGACCGCCGACGTGGTCATCCACTCGGCGGCGACGGTCTCGTTCGACTCACCACTCGACCGGGCGGTCGAGATCAACCTGCTCGGCCCGGTTCGCATCGCCCAGTTGTGTCACGACCTCGGCGTGACGCCGCACCTCGTCGCCGTCAGCACCTGCTACGTCGCCGGCAACCGTCGCGGCAAGGCCCCCGAGGTGCTCGTCAGCGACGGACCGTTCGACATCGGGCTGTCGTGGAAGGCCGAGGTCGACGCCGCCCGTCGCCTCCGCAGCGACAACGACGCGCTGAGCCGCCAGCCCGACCAACTCGCCCGCTTCCGCAAGGAAGCACGCACGGAGCTCGGCGCCGCCGGCGCCCCGGCGCTCGCCGCCAAGACCGAACAGCTCCGCGAACGCTGGGTGCGCGACCAGCTGGTCGAGGCCGGACGGTCGCGCGCCGCCAGCGTCGGCTGGCCCGACGCCTACGCATTCACCAAGGCGCTCGGCGAGCAGGCGCTCACCGACACGGTTGCGAGTCACGGCGGCGACGTGCCGGTGTCGATCGTCCGCCCCTCGATCATCGAGTCGGCGTGGGCCGAACCGCATCCCGGCTGGATCCGCGGCTTCCGCATGGCCGAGCCCGTCATCTTGTCGTACGCCAAGGGGCTGCTCAGCCAGTTCCCCGGTGTTCCCGAGGGCACGATCGACGTGATCCCGGTCGACATCGTGGTGAGCGCCATCATCGCCGTCGCCGCCGTCGGACCCGAGGCCGCTCCGCCGATCACCCAGGTCGCGTCGGGCGGCATCAACCCGCTCACCTATCGCATGCTGATCGACTACGTGAGCACGTGGTTCGGCGAGCATCCGTTGTACGACCCGAAGGGCCAGCCGATCGTGCTGCCCGAGTGGCGATTCCCCGGACGCGGCAAGGTCGAAGGCGAACTCCGTCGCGCCAACCGGGTGCTCGGATGGAGCGAGAAGACCCTGCAGGCACTGCCGCTGCGCGGCAAGCAGGCCGAACTCGCCGCCACGATCGAGACCCGCCGCGCCGAGGTCGAGGCAGCGACGCAGTACGTCGAACTGTACGGCCTCTACACCGAGTGCGAGGCGATCTACCAGGTCGACAACCTGCTGGCCGTCGACCGGATGCTCGACGACGTCGACCACGAGGTCTTCCAGCTCGATCCGCGCATCGTCGACTGGGAGCACTACGCCACCAACATCCACCTGCCGGCGATCGTGCAGCACGCACGTGTGAAGACGACGCCCGGCAAGTCGCGCTCGACCGACCGCATGGTCCGGCTCCGCAAGCAGGTGCTCGACCCCAAGCGGCACGTCGCCGCGTTCGACCTCGAGAACACCCTGATCGCCTCGAACGTCGTCGAGAGCTACTCGTTCCTCGCGACGCGCCGTCTGAACACGCCCGAGCGGGTTCGCTACGTGTTGCGCACGTTGTCGGAGGCACCCGGGCTGCTGCGGATGGACCGCCGCGACCGCACCGACTTCCTGCGCCACTTCTACCGCCGGTACGAGGACGCTCCGATCGAGCAGATCGAACTCGACGTGCAGGCGATGATGCACGAACTGATCCTCACCAAGAGCTTCCCCGAGGGCATGCGGCGCGTACGCGAGCACCGAGCCGCCGGCCACCGCACGGTGCTGATCACCGGAGCGCTCGAGTTCAACGTGGCGCCGCTCAAGCCCCTGTTCGACGAGATCATCGCCGCCGAGATGACCACGACCGACGACGGCCGCTACACCGGCGAGATGAAGTCGGTCCCGCCCACCGGCGAGACACGAGCCCAGCTGCTCGAGGACTACTGCGCCGCCGAAGGGTTCCGTCTCGACGAGTGCGTGGCGTACGCCGACTCGTCGTCCGACCTGCCCCTGTTCGAGGCCGTCGGCTTCCCCGTCGCCGTCAACCCCGAGACCCGGCTCGCCACCATCGCCCGCAAGCGCGGCTG